One Kineococcus radiotolerans SRS30216 = ATCC BAA-149 DNA window includes the following coding sequences:
- a CDS encoding macro domain-containing protein, with protein sequence MPTTHTTGDLLTLGLPALAHGCNCRGSMAGGIARQVRERWPALVREYERRCLAGEFRLGDVMPWETPEGVVVYNLATQVERGADARLEAIDATVRAALADAAARGIDRLGVPHLGSGIGGLRWPDVWKLLEDAGAGSPVELVVVGRVHRDRG encoded by the coding sequence ATGCCCACCACGCACACCACCGGAGATCTGCTCACCCTCGGCCTGCCCGCCCTCGCCCACGGCTGCAACTGCCGCGGATCGATGGCCGGCGGGATCGCACGACAAGTCCGGGAGCGCTGGCCCGCGCTGGTGCGCGAGTACGAGCGCCGCTGCCTGGCCGGGGAGTTCCGGCTCGGCGACGTGATGCCGTGGGAAACGCCGGAGGGAGTGGTGGTCTATAACCTCGCCACCCAGGTGGAACGGGGTGCGGACGCGCGGCTGGAGGCGATCGATGCGACGGTGCGGGCCGCCCTCGCGGACGCCGCAGCCCGCGGCATCGACCGACTGGGGGTGCCGCACCTGGGTTCGGGCATCGGCGGGCTGCGGTGGCCGGACGTGTGGAAGCTGCTGGAGGACGCCGGGGCGGGGTCGCCGGTGGAGCTCGTCGTCGTCGGCCGGGTGCACAGGGACCGCGGCTAG
- a CDS encoding UvrD-helicase domain-containing protein, with protein sequence MNSAPQDQSARDRVRTSHAETLFVEAGAGTGKTTALVARVVHMVATGHLQHVGELAAITFTENAASELRSRIREGLEDAARGEHRGTTYEPQERDCCRTAAAALDDAAIGTLHGTAIRILQEAPLEAGLPPGFAVASATGGDELDDDAWEDFLADLLADPAVADHVTAAFTLGLSTSALRGTAATLAGAWDRLRSQPLRERPLPPVEAGDVLAPLRAVLAAADRWPEGDKLTTHLREVVHPFAQAVSAATDRWDVLALLGDVKLSSSGGRKPAWQQAGLDKAEVVDALAHAQRAVEDLRSAVGAATTKTLTARVQDWLLAEADRRRELGALSFHDLLVLARDLLRRNRDVRERLHAQWPVLLIDEFQDTDPLQVEIACLLAGDCGEEPPEQWQEIPVAPGRLFFVGDAKQSIYRFRGADVATFTAVGDLHERGRTGLAVNFRSVPGVLEAANHAFRTLIGADPAAGIAYADLHPARDGGADGVDVPVLLLGGDRDVPAGALRDLEAEHVADVIARAKAEGWPVEASTRHPDGTSTRGQRPAQYRDVTVLLPTRTPLASIERALEGRDIPYRVESRSLVWSTDAVRAVLALLQAVDSPADQVALLAALRQPGLACSDVDLVGWRAAGGRWSIHAAVPEGIDEQHPVAAALRTLRRWHEQRWWVPVNQLVEEVVRELRLVELTASQRRPRDHWRRLRFVVDQAREWCDRGGSGLTGFLSWTVRQQQDSADLVETVVPEPDDDAVRILTVHGSKGLEFPVTVVAGLNGSGRDDATVLWAPDGPLVRFRADVLEMPGWRQASQDEKAESEQEAIRLLYVALTRAQDHLVVGCYHKPSRTGGSRAQKLWELLADSGLARCESEPRAQRAAQGTAPATPFQVLVPEDEGRTARDLPDRAEFLEQRAALLAALHAAVATSATAVRQATAVPTSGPSREEEPAKEHDAPDTTAGDEAGVRPPRRTTRRRGAAVGTAVHRVLELADLRSPSREEVRRLAEAVCAAEQVPDSTGEVEQRAWSALTAPVVRDAADGGRTWREVYLVVDDGQRYLEGYVDLLAETSTGELVVVDYKTDRVRSAADVAAKEQHYAGQLDAYADALARVLGRRPDDTRLVFAQPGEQWVHGHAGTTT encoded by the coding sequence GTGAACTCCGCACCGCAGGACCAGAGCGCCCGTGACCGGGTCCGCACCAGCCACGCCGAGACGCTGTTCGTCGAAGCCGGTGCGGGCACCGGGAAGACGACCGCACTCGTGGCGCGTGTCGTGCACATGGTCGCCACCGGCCACCTGCAGCACGTCGGCGAGCTCGCCGCCATCACCTTCACCGAGAACGCCGCCTCGGAACTGCGCAGCCGCATCCGGGAAGGTTTGGAGGACGCCGCACGGGGAGAGCACCGCGGCACCACCTACGAGCCGCAGGAACGGGACTGCTGCCGCACGGCCGCCGCCGCCCTCGACGACGCCGCCATCGGCACCCTGCACGGCACGGCGATCCGCATCCTGCAGGAGGCGCCCCTGGAAGCGGGCCTGCCGCCCGGGTTCGCCGTGGCGTCAGCGACGGGTGGCGACGAGCTCGACGACGACGCCTGGGAGGACTTCCTCGCGGACCTGCTCGCCGACCCCGCCGTCGCCGACCACGTCACCGCCGCCTTCACCCTCGGCCTCAGCACCTCGGCCCTGCGCGGCACCGCCGCGACGCTCGCCGGCGCCTGGGACCGGTTGCGCTCCCAGCCGCTGCGCGAGCGCCCGCTGCCTCCCGTCGAGGCCGGTGACGTGCTGGCTCCGCTGCGCGCCGTGCTGGCCGCCGCGGACCGCTGGCCCGAGGGCGACAAGCTCACCACCCACCTGCGAGAGGTCGTGCACCCCTTCGCGCAGGCGGTGTCCGCCGCCACGGACCGCTGGGACGTCCTCGCCCTGCTCGGGGACGTGAAGCTGTCCTCCAGCGGTGGCAGGAAACCCGCGTGGCAGCAGGCGGGGCTGGACAAGGCCGAGGTCGTCGACGCGCTCGCCCACGCCCAGCGGGCCGTCGAGGACCTGCGCTCGGCGGTGGGAGCCGCCACCACCAAGACGCTGACGGCGCGGGTGCAGGACTGGCTGCTCGCCGAGGCCGACCGCCGCCGGGAGCTCGGTGCCCTGAGCTTCCACGACCTGCTCGTCCTGGCCCGCGACCTGTTGCGCCGGAACCGGGACGTGCGTGAGCGCCTGCACGCGCAGTGGCCCGTCCTGCTCATCGACGAGTTCCAGGACACCGACCCGCTGCAGGTGGAGATCGCCTGCCTGCTCGCCGGCGACTGCGGGGAGGAACCTCCTGAGCAGTGGCAGGAGATCCCCGTCGCCCCCGGCCGGCTGTTCTTCGTGGGTGATGCCAAGCAGTCGATCTACCGCTTCCGCGGCGCGGACGTGGCGACGTTCACCGCCGTCGGCGACCTGCACGAACGTGGCCGCACGGGACTGGCGGTGAACTTCCGCAGCGTGCCCGGTGTCCTGGAGGCCGCCAACCACGCCTTCCGCACGCTCATCGGCGCCGACCCTGCCGCGGGCATCGCCTACGCCGACCTGCACCCGGCCCGGGACGGCGGTGCGGACGGGGTTGACGTCCCGGTGCTGCTGCTGGGCGGGGACCGGGACGTCCCCGCCGGCGCGCTGCGCGACCTCGAGGCCGAGCACGTCGCCGACGTCATCGCCCGCGCCAAGGCGGAGGGCTGGCCGGTGGAGGCCAGCACCCGCCACCCCGACGGCACCAGCACCCGCGGGCAGCGCCCCGCGCAGTACCGCGACGTGACGGTCCTGCTGCCCACCCGCACCCCGCTGGCCAGCATCGAACGGGCGCTGGAGGGCCGCGACATCCCCTACCGCGTCGAGAGCCGCTCGCTGGTGTGGTCGACCGACGCGGTGCGCGCCGTGCTGGCGCTGCTGCAGGCGGTGGACTCCCCCGCCGACCAGGTCGCCCTGCTGGCCGCGCTGCGCCAGCCGGGTCTGGCGTGCTCCGACGTCGACCTCGTCGGCTGGCGGGCCGCCGGCGGCCGTTGGTCGATCCACGCCGCCGTGCCGGAGGGCATCGACGAGCAGCACCCCGTCGCCGCCGCGCTGCGCACCCTGCGGCGTTGGCACGAGCAGCGCTGGTGGGTGCCCGTCAACCAGCTCGTCGAGGAGGTCGTGCGGGAGCTGCGCCTGGTGGAGCTGACCGCCTCCCAGCGCCGTCCCCGTGACCACTGGCGCCGGTTGCGCTTCGTCGTCGACCAGGCGCGCGAGTGGTGCGACCGAGGGGGCTCCGGGCTCACCGGGTTCCTCAGCTGGACGGTGCGGCAGCAGCAGGACAGCGCCGACCTCGTGGAGACCGTCGTTCCCGAACCCGACGACGACGCGGTGCGGATCCTCACCGTCCACGGTTCCAAGGGGCTGGAGTTCCCCGTCACCGTGGTCGCCGGTCTCAACGGTTCCGGCCGCGACGACGCCACCGTGCTGTGGGCACCGGACGGCCCGCTCGTGCGCTTCCGCGCCGACGTCCTGGAGATGCCCGGCTGGCGGCAGGCGTCCCAGGACGAGAAGGCGGAGTCCGAGCAGGAGGCGATCCGCCTGCTGTACGTCGCGCTCACCCGCGCGCAGGACCACCTCGTCGTCGGCTGCTACCACAAGCCGTCCAGGACCGGCGGCAGCCGGGCGCAGAAGCTGTGGGAACTGCTCGCCGACAGCGGTCTGGCGCGCTGCGAGAGCGAACCCCGAGCTCAGCGCGCGGCGCAGGGAACGGCTCCGGCAACGCCCTTCCAGGTGCTCGTTCCGGAGGACGAGGGGAGGACAGCGCGCGATCTGCCCGACCGCGCGGAGTTCCTCGAGCAGCGCGCCGCTCTCCTCGCGGCCCTGCACGCCGCCGTCGCCACCAGCGCCACCGCAGTGCGTCAGGCGACCGCGGTCCCCACCAGCGGGCCGAGCCGCGAGGAGGAACCCGCGAAGGAGCACGACGCACCGGACACCACCGCTGGGGACGAGGCCGGGGTCCGGCCACCGCGGCGCACCACCCGCCGTCGCGGCGCCGCCGTCGGCACGGCCGTGCACCGGGTGCTGGAACTCGCCGACCTGCGCTCCCCCTCCCGCGAGGAGGTGCGCCGGCTCGCGGAGGCGGTCTGCGCCGCCGAGCAGGTCCCCGACTCCACCGGCGAGGTCGAGCAGCGCGCGTGGTCGGCGCTGACCGCGCCCGTCGTGCGGGACGCCGCCGACGGCGGGCGCACCTGGCGGGAGGTGTACCTCGTCGTCGACGACGGGCAGCGCTACCTGGAGGGGTACGTCGACCTGCTCGCCGAGACGAGCACCGGCGAACTGGTCGTCGTGGACTACAAGACGGACCGGGTGCGCAGCGCCGCCGACGTGGCGGCCAAGGAGCAGCACTACGCCGGCCAGCTCGACGCCTACGCCGACGCCCTGGCCCGGGTGCTGGGCCGGCGGCCGGACGACACCCGGCTGGTGTTCGCCCAGCCCGGGGAGCAGTGGGTGCACGGCCACGCCGGGACCACGACATGA
- a CDS encoding PD-(D/E)XK nuclease family protein has product MAPSGRVVVRGGDAPTVTALRTLIAEAQRDDPLAPVDVVVPTSFAGVTLRRAVAAGGGLANVRFPSLPQLAERLSARHLAVGAEEARTVLTSTARSIAVRAAIAGLDPTPGSLAAAGRHRATAELLEGLAAELDDAGVDGHTGAPLSARGQEVLELHRAYRGHLGAALPEARLLEVAVEALAAGSAPDTHVVLVAPGRRTRAEDRLLAALHAAGRLSVLCCDAQDTAWAAELLGQQVAPPAEGAATAYVDLVVAPDPEEEVRLAVRSVLAHLQENPARPDRIGIAFTSSRPFARLLAEQLSTAGLPHHVPGQRTLAQTVAGRTLIGLLELHRRGYPRADVSAFFASGPLLTADGTYVPASTWERVSRTAGATRGLSTWRQRLDRFEQQGPRHTGDEESIRQVAAARSLRLTLDGLAAAAEAALGAPTWAHAAEALRVALRVCLGDRRSVDGWTLRAEADLQRAVELEQQAHDAVDTALGALAQLDATGQGPDAAAVRDAVTDALGTAAPSATVLGRGILVGPVREFAGADLDLLLVLGLSEDAAPARQREHPVLRDADRELLSPDLATLASRRADEQRAWRAALRTAPQIVLSCARANSRTQRRQFASPWFLEQASLRAGRPVGAGEVDSPGSALPGLRSYDSFVDALDRGGEFTSVHELDAARTVLAGAVDELAAADPRLQRGLVAARARARGEFGPWTGGTEELPEGLRERVDRGHSATSLERWATCPARHLFRDVLRVGRLEEAAEHDSVSPADRGSLLHDVLEEFLRPHLGTPEQPGRSPDAAWTPEEVQAALDLLDTHVARLERRGGLGRHPALWPVQLRELRRQVADLLAADSARRAAERSWPIAVEAAFGDEDALVLDLPTQGALRLSGRIDRIDATAAGGLVVQDYKSGKSSSYGEFPKRGAAADDTDLTDRGRRLQLPLYALAARSLTGNPAAAVEAYYTFTPDSSQRGAAVGPQQERRFLDVLDVTVGGIRAGTYPANPGAETYGGWQSCRYCDYDRVCPTTRGEQWEQVRTDEAVRAYARLADPGPPEPPEDGQ; this is encoded by the coding sequence ATGGCTCCGTCCGGACGCGTGGTCGTGCGTGGCGGCGACGCCCCGACGGTGACCGCTCTGCGCACGCTCATCGCCGAGGCCCAGCGCGACGACCCGCTGGCCCCCGTCGACGTCGTCGTGCCGACGAGCTTCGCCGGGGTCACCCTGCGCCGGGCGGTGGCCGCTGGCGGCGGGCTGGCCAACGTCCGCTTCCCCAGCCTGCCGCAGCTCGCCGAGCGCCTGAGCGCCCGGCACCTCGCCGTGGGCGCGGAGGAGGCCCGCACGGTGCTCACCTCCACCGCCCGGTCCATCGCCGTGCGGGCCGCGATCGCCGGGCTGGACCCGACGCCGGGGTCGCTGGCCGCCGCGGGCCGGCACCGCGCCACCGCCGAGCTGCTGGAGGGGCTGGCCGCCGAGCTCGACGACGCCGGGGTGGACGGGCACACCGGGGCACCGCTGAGCGCGCGCGGGCAGGAGGTGCTGGAGCTGCACCGCGCCTACCGCGGGCACCTCGGTGCCGCGCTACCGGAGGCGCGGCTGCTGGAGGTGGCCGTCGAGGCGCTGGCCGCAGGCAGCGCACCGGACACCCACGTCGTTCTCGTGGCCCCCGGCCGGCGCACCCGGGCGGAGGACCGGCTGCTGGCGGCCCTGCACGCCGCCGGCCGGCTCAGCGTGCTGTGCTGCGACGCGCAGGACACCGCGTGGGCCGCGGAACTGCTCGGCCAGCAGGTCGCACCGCCGGCTGAAGGAGCCGCCACCGCGTACGTCGACCTCGTCGTGGCCCCGGACCCGGAGGAGGAGGTGCGGCTGGCGGTGCGGTCGGTGCTGGCGCACCTGCAGGAGAACCCGGCGCGCCCGGACCGCATCGGCATCGCCTTCACCAGCTCCCGGCCCTTCGCACGGCTGCTGGCGGAGCAGCTGTCCACCGCCGGTCTGCCGCACCACGTCCCCGGGCAGCGGACGCTGGCGCAGACGGTGGCCGGGCGCACGCTGATCGGCTTGCTGGAGCTGCACCGCCGCGGCTACCCGCGCGCCGACGTCTCCGCGTTCTTCGCCAGCGGGCCGCTGCTCACCGCCGACGGGACGTACGTGCCGGCCTCCACCTGGGAACGCGTCTCCCGCACCGCCGGCGCCACCCGGGGCCTGAGCACCTGGCGGCAGCGGCTGGACCGCTTCGAGCAGCAGGGCCCGCGGCACACCGGCGACGAGGAGAGCATCCGGCAGGTCGCGGCGGCCCGCTCGCTGCGGTTGACGCTCGATGGGCTGGCCGCCGCGGCCGAAGCAGCGCTGGGCGCGCCGACGTGGGCGCACGCGGCGGAGGCGCTGCGGGTGGCGCTGCGGGTCTGCCTGGGTGACCGCCGCAGCGTCGACGGCTGGACGCTGCGCGCGGAGGCCGACCTCCAGCGGGCCGTGGAGCTGGAGCAGCAGGCCCACGACGCCGTGGACACCGCCCTTGGAGCGCTGGCGCAGCTCGACGCCACTGGTCAGGGACCCGACGCCGCCGCGGTGCGCGATGCCGTGACCGACGCGCTCGGGACCGCGGCGCCCAGCGCCACCGTGCTGGGCCGCGGCATCCTCGTCGGGCCGGTGCGGGAGTTCGCCGGCGCCGACCTGGACCTGCTGCTCGTGCTCGGCCTGAGCGAGGACGCCGCTCCGGCCCGCCAGCGCGAGCACCCGGTACTGCGCGACGCCGACCGGGAGCTCCTCTCCCCCGACCTGGCCACGCTCGCCTCGCGCCGCGCCGACGAGCAGCGCGCCTGGCGCGCGGCGCTGCGCACCGCACCGCAGATCGTGCTGTCCTGCGCGCGGGCGAACTCCCGCACCCAGCGGCGGCAGTTCGCCTCCCCGTGGTTCCTGGAGCAGGCGTCGCTGCGCGCCGGCCGCCCCGTCGGCGCCGGTGAGGTGGACAGCCCCGGCAGCGCCCTGCCGGGGCTGCGCAGCTACGACTCGTTCGTCGACGCCCTGGACCGCGGCGGGGAGTTCACCTCCGTGCACGAGCTCGACGCGGCCCGCACGGTGCTGGCCGGGGCCGTGGACGAGCTGGCCGCTGCGGACCCGCGGTTGCAGCGGGGGCTGGTCGCCGCGCGGGCGCGGGCGCGTGGGGAGTTCGGGCCGTGGACGGGCGGGACGGAGGAGCTGCCGGAGGGGCTGCGGGAACGGGTGGACCGCGGGCACTCGGCCACCTCGCTGGAGCGCTGGGCGACCTGCCCGGCGCGGCACCTGTTCCGGGACGTGCTGCGGGTGGGGCGGCTGGAGGAGGCGGCCGAGCACGACAGCGTCAGCCCCGCCGATCGGGGTTCCCTGCTGCACGACGTCCTCGAAGAGTTCCTGCGACCCCACCTGGGCACGCCCGAGCAACCCGGCCGCTCTCCCGACGCCGCTTGGACGCCGGAGGAGGTGCAGGCGGCGCTGGACCTGCTCGACACCCACGTCGCCCGGCTGGAGCGGCGCGGTGGGCTGGGCCGCCACCCGGCGCTGTGGCCGGTGCAGCTGCGGGAGCTGCGCCGCCAGGTGGCCGACCTGCTGGCCGCTGACAGCGCGCGGAGGGCAGCCGAGCGTTCTTGGCCGATCGCTGTGGAAGCAGCGTTCGGCGACGAGGACGCCCTCGTCCTCGACCTGCCGACGCAGGGTGCGCTGCGGTTGAGCGGTCGCATCGACCGGATCGACGCCACCGCGGCTGGCGGGCTCGTGGTGCAGGACTACAAGAGCGGGAAGTCCAGCAGCTACGGCGAGTTCCCGAAGCGGGGGGCCGCCGCCGACGACACCGACCTCACCGACCGCGGCCGGCGCCTGCAGTTGCCGCTGTACGCGCTGGCCGCCCGCTCCCTCACGGGGAACCCCGCCGCTGCGGTGGAGGCGTACTACACGTTCACCCCCGACTCCTCCCAGCGTGGTGCCGCGGTGGGCCCGCAGCAGGAGCGGCGCTTCCTCGACGTCCTCGACGTCACCGTCGGCGGCATCCGCGCCGGCACCTACCCCGCCAATCCCGGCGCGGAGACGTACGGTGGCTGGCAGTCGTGCCGGTACTGCGACTACGACCGGGTCTGCCCCACGACGCGCGGCGAGCAGTGGGAGCAGGTGCGCACCGACGAGGCCGTCCGCGCCTACGCCCGACTGGCCGACCCCGGTCCCCCCGAGCCTCCGGAGGACGGGCAGTGA